A DNA window from Longimicrobium sp. contains the following coding sequences:
- a CDS encoding DUF402 domain-containing protein produces the protein MRAPEVRAGGSPRGELPLVHIHYRRLPDREQVFRQVVLEDAGDYVVTWLPAAGLPKPVMAGGRTVLEPGAPVVWITYRNRWHDVGRFHLADGTFTGVYANVLTPVEMDGGRWTTTDLCLDLWSGADGTLVVLDEDELRAAEAERWVTPELASRARDEAAALLQAARAGRWPGPEVHEWTLERAREAVSRGASPATDRG, from the coding sequence GTGAGGGCCCCGGAGGTGCGCGCCGGGGGCTCCCCTCGCGGTGAGCTGCCGCTCGTCCACATCCACTACCGCCGGCTGCCGGACCGGGAGCAGGTGTTCCGTCAGGTGGTGCTGGAAGATGCGGGGGATTACGTTGTCACCTGGCTCCCGGCCGCCGGTCTGCCCAAGCCGGTGATGGCCGGCGGGCGCACGGTGCTGGAGCCGGGGGCGCCCGTGGTCTGGATCACCTACCGCAACCGGTGGCACGACGTCGGCCGCTTCCACCTGGCCGACGGCACCTTCACCGGCGTGTACGCCAACGTGCTCACGCCGGTGGAGATGGACGGCGGCCGGTGGACGACGACCGACCTGTGCCTGGACCTCTGGTCCGGCGCCGACGGCACGCTGGTGGTGCTGGACGAGGACGAGCTGCGCGCGGCCGAGGCCGAGCGCTGGGTGACGCCGGAGCTCGCCAGCCGCGCGCGCGACGAGGCCGCCGCGCTGCTCCAGGCGGCCCGGGCGGGGCGCTGGCCGGGGCCCGAGGTGCACGAATGGACGCTGGAGCGGGCGCGGGAGGCGGTCTCCCGCGGCGCGTCTCCGGCCACTGACCGCGGATGA
- a CDS encoding PAS domain S-box protein: MALAPATLPAQPAARRARMWTDVVGYSAAAVIAGCVAVQLVPWLASPAAAASAAVFVVAATVACAGTVAWRYVATLRSDAARLRGELDAAREAERWHRAVVNDVAQAVLVASPEGRLLETNQAAWALLGRSREELAGRRVWDLLPLDERVVALRRGEGVNTHGGGLRRLLRPDGSVVLADVSWSTLDDGRLIYLARQFK; the protein is encoded by the coding sequence TTGGCGCTGGCCCCGGCCACTCTGCCGGCGCAGCCCGCGGCGCGGCGCGCGCGGATGTGGACCGACGTCGTCGGCTATTCCGCCGCCGCCGTGATCGCCGGGTGCGTGGCGGTGCAGCTGGTGCCCTGGCTGGCGTCGCCCGCGGCGGCGGCCAGCGCGGCCGTGTTCGTGGTCGCCGCCACCGTGGCCTGCGCGGGAACGGTGGCGTGGCGCTACGTGGCCACGCTGCGCTCCGACGCGGCGCGGCTGCGCGGCGAGCTGGACGCCGCCCGCGAGGCCGAGCGCTGGCACCGCGCCGTGGTGAACGACGTGGCGCAGGCGGTGCTCGTGGCCTCGCCCGAGGGGCGGCTGCTGGAGACCAACCAGGCCGCCTGGGCGCTGCTGGGCCGCAGCCGCGAGGAGCTGGCCGGCCGCCGCGTGTGGGACCTGCTCCCGCTGGACGAGCGCGTCGTGGCGCTCCGCCGCGGCGAGGGGGTGAACACGCACGGCGGCGGCCTGCGCCGGCTGCTGCGCCCCGACGGCTCCGTCGTGCTCGCCGACGTCAGCTGGTCCACGCTGGACGACGGGCGGCTGATCTACCTGGCGCGGCAGTTCAAATAG
- a CDS encoding vitamin K epoxide reductase family protein translates to MATEGPVFTDDAGDYADPPMTRMAIAVLALIGILVASYLSLYKLGFIGGLTCTVGSCEQVQASPWAVFLGLPVSIWGLGAYVTMLAVAIIGLQPRFVNARWVAVALTALSAVGVAFSAYLTYIEAFVIEMWCQYCVISAIIVTVIFFLSLPGLRRAR, encoded by the coding sequence GTGGCGACCGAAGGGCCCGTCTTCACGGACGACGCCGGCGACTACGCCGACCCGCCGATGACGCGGATGGCGATCGCGGTGCTGGCGCTGATCGGGATCCTGGTCGCCTCGTACCTGTCGCTGTACAAGCTCGGCTTCATCGGCGGGCTGACGTGCACCGTGGGCAGCTGCGAGCAGGTGCAGGCGTCGCCCTGGGCGGTGTTCCTCGGCCTTCCCGTCTCCATCTGGGGGCTGGGGGCGTACGTGACCATGCTGGCGGTGGCGATCATCGGCCTGCAGCCGCGCTTCGTGAACGCGCGCTGGGTGGCGGTGGCGCTCACCGCCCTGAGCGCGGTGGGGGTGGCGTTCTCGGCGTACCTCACGTACATCGAGGCGTTCGTGATCGAGATGTGGTGCCAGTACTGCGTGATCTCGGCGATCATCGTCACGGTGATCTTCTTCCTGTCGCTTCCCGGGCTCAGGCGGGCGCGGTGA
- a CDS encoding YIP1 family protein has translation MEYPAGGIPRTRTLVERMIGAAMLDPSVYEEVEADRNATGQAAAVVAIVAVCGAIGSIGHGGSGIVGSLVGAFIGWLLWAGLTYIIGTKVFGGTADMGEMLRTLGFAQSPGVLGILGIIPFVGGLVRFALFFWTLVAAVIAIRQALDFDTGKAVLTALLAGAVVFVVVLGIMAFFAMMFGAAVAVGSMAG, from the coding sequence ATGGAATATCCCGCTGGAGGCATTCCGCGCACCCGCACGCTGGTCGAGCGCATGATCGGCGCGGCCATGCTGGACCCGAGCGTCTACGAAGAGGTCGAGGCGGACCGCAACGCGACCGGGCAGGCCGCCGCGGTGGTGGCCATCGTGGCGGTCTGCGGCGCCATCGGGAGCATCGGGCACGGCGGCAGCGGCATCGTGGGCTCGCTGGTCGGCGCGTTCATCGGGTGGCTGCTGTGGGCGGGGCTCACGTACATCATCGGCACCAAGGTCTTCGGCGGCACGGCCGACATGGGCGAGATGCTGCGCACGCTGGGGTTCGCGCAGTCGCCGGGCGTGCTGGGGATCCTGGGGATCATCCCGTTCGTGGGCGGGCTGGTGCGCTTCGCGCTCTTCTTCTGGACGCTGGTGGCCGCGGTGATCGCGATCCGGCAGGCGCTGGACTTCGACACCGGCAAGGCGGTGCTGACCGCGCTCCTGGCCGGCGCGGTGGTGTTCGTGGTGGTCCTGGGGATCATGGCGTTCTTCGCGATGATGTTCGGCGCCGCCGTGGCCGTGGGGTCGATGGCCGGGTGA
- a CDS encoding S8 family peptidase, with amino-acid sequence MKRSLSLTLLLALAACSADGSPLAAPAGSPAAARTADAAAYIVVLRDGTDPHAVARAAGVAPRRTYMAALRGFAATLNAEQVAALRHNPQVAYVEPDAPVSLFTTQLFPVWGLDRIDQHALPLNSRFIYSSSGTGVTIYVLDTGVRKTHAQFGGRADYIANGAGGDFVGDGHGNAEDCHGHGTHVSAIAAGSGYGVAKNATLRAGRVVDCTGQGTASMVLSGMEWIISYGRKPGVVNMSLGYGDVASVRDMATRLYYAGFVVTAAAGNGDFAGTPQDACKQSPAGARDILTVGSTRSDDHESSWSNYGLCVDLLAPGSSIRSAWVGSDTASYVDSGTSMASPHVAGVAAQYLSLNPTANPQVVSMTIKSIATSNAITFNGTSLYGGTPNKLLYTSY; translated from the coding sequence ATGAAACGTTCCCTCTCCCTTACCCTTCTGCTCGCGCTTGCCGCCTGCTCGGCGGACGGGTCGCCGCTCGCCGCGCCCGCCGGATCGCCCGCCGCCGCGCGCACGGCCGACGCGGCCGCGTACATCGTGGTGCTGCGCGACGGCACGGATCCCCACGCGGTCGCCAGGGCGGCGGGCGTGGCGCCGCGGCGGACGTACATGGCGGCGCTGCGCGGCTTCGCGGCCACGCTGAACGCGGAGCAGGTGGCCGCGCTGCGCCACAATCCCCAAGTCGCCTACGTGGAGCCGGACGCGCCGGTGAGCCTGTTCACCACCCAGCTCTTTCCGGTGTGGGGGCTGGACCGCATCGACCAGCACGCGCTGCCGCTGAACAGCCGGTTCATCTACAGCTCCAGCGGCACCGGCGTCACCATCTACGTGCTGGACACGGGGGTGCGGAAGACGCACGCGCAGTTCGGCGGGCGCGCCGACTACATCGCCAACGGCGCCGGCGGAGACTTCGTGGGCGACGGCCACGGGAACGCCGAGGACTGCCACGGCCACGGCACCCACGTTTCCGCCATCGCCGCGGGCTCCGGCTACGGCGTGGCCAAGAACGCCACCCTCCGCGCCGGCCGCGTGGTGGACTGCACCGGACAGGGCACGGCGTCGATGGTGCTCTCGGGGATGGAGTGGATCATCTCCTACGGCAGGAAGCCCGGCGTGGTGAACATGAGCCTGGGGTATGGCGACGTGGCGTCCGTGCGCGACATGGCCACGCGGCTGTACTACGCCGGGTTCGTGGTGACGGCCGCCGCCGGCAACGGCGACTTCGCGGGCACGCCGCAGGACGCCTGCAAGCAGTCGCCCGCCGGCGCGCGCGACATCCTCACGGTGGGCTCCACGCGCAGTGACGACCACGAGTCCAGCTGGTCCAACTACGGGCTGTGCGTGGACCTGCTGGCCCCCGGCTCCAGCATCCGCTCCGCGTGGGTGGGAAGCGACACCGCCAGCTACGTGGACAGCGGCACGTCGATGGCGTCGCCGCACGTGGCCGGCGTGGCGGCGCAGTACCTGTCGCTGAACCCTACGGCCAACCCGCAGGTGGTGTCGATGACCATCAAGTCCATCGCGACTTCGAACGCCATCACCTTCAACGGCACCAGCCTGTACGGCGGCACGCCCAACAAGCTGCTCTACACCTCGTATTAA
- a CDS encoding NADP-dependent malic enzyme encodes MADRRQDALDYHSQGRRGKIAVVPTKPASTQRDLSLAYSPGVAEPCREIARDPEEVFRYTARGNLVAVVSNGTAVLGLGNIGPLAAKPVMEGKGVLFKRFADIDVFDLEVGSQDPEDVIRFCELLEPTVGGINLEDIAAPECFYIEETLKARMDIPVFHDDQHGTAVISGAALLNALDLVGKPIDTVRVVFSGAGAAAIATALHYVSLGVRRENIWMCDRAGLVTTDRAPDQTDPYKHRFAQPVPPRTLAEVMPGADVFVGLSVAGAVTREMVASMAERPIVFALANPDPEIMPEEVMEARPDAIIATGRTDYPNQVNNVLGFPFIFRGALDVRARAINDEMKMAATRALAELARLDVPESVERAYGAERLRFGPDYLIPKPFDSRIMLWVAPAVAQAAMETGVARREIELTAYRGELEARLGRGREVMRDMMRQARSDPRAIVYPEGEHERIIRAAALVVGEGIAEPILVGRPERIRDTAAALGVSLEGIRIVDRLADEERLERYARTLYARRQRKGMTLADAQGEVRRAITFGMMMVREGEADGLVAGEDLHYPETIRPALQAIGTAPGVRHVAGLYMVVLEQEIVFFADTTVNIDPDAETLAEIATLSAGFVRRLGLVPRVAMLSFSNFGSTRHPQSDKVRRATELVRSTDPTLEIDGEMQADIAMMDDMRRELYPFSTLRNRPNVLIFPDLNAANIAYKLMMRLGGAEAFGPILLGMGHPVHVLQRASEAAEIANLTAVAVVDAQEHGGPRYRAR; translated from the coding sequence ATGGCAGACCGACGGCAGGACGCGCTCGACTACCACAGCCAGGGGCGCCGCGGCAAGATCGCCGTGGTGCCCACCAAGCCCGCCAGCACGCAGCGGGACCTGTCGCTGGCGTACTCGCCCGGCGTGGCCGAGCCCTGCCGCGAGATCGCCCGCGACCCCGAGGAGGTGTTCAGGTACACCGCGCGCGGCAACCTGGTGGCCGTGGTCTCCAACGGCACGGCGGTGCTGGGGCTGGGGAACATCGGCCCGCTGGCGGCCAAGCCGGTGATGGAGGGCAAGGGCGTGCTGTTCAAGCGCTTCGCCGACATCGACGTGTTCGACCTGGAGGTCGGCTCGCAGGACCCGGAAGACGTGATCCGCTTCTGCGAGCTGCTGGAGCCCACGGTGGGCGGCATCAACCTGGAAGACATCGCCGCGCCGGAGTGCTTCTACATCGAGGAAACGCTGAAGGCGCGGATGGACATCCCCGTCTTCCACGACGACCAGCACGGCACGGCGGTGATCTCGGGCGCCGCGCTGCTGAACGCGCTGGATCTCGTCGGGAAGCCGATCGACACCGTGCGCGTGGTCTTCTCCGGCGCCGGCGCGGCCGCGATCGCCACGGCGCTGCACTACGTGTCGCTGGGCGTGCGCCGCGAGAACATCTGGATGTGCGACCGCGCGGGGCTGGTGACGACGGATCGCGCCCCCGACCAGACCGACCCGTACAAGCACCGCTTCGCCCAGCCGGTGCCGCCGCGCACCCTGGCCGAGGTGATGCCAGGCGCCGACGTCTTCGTGGGCCTCTCCGTCGCGGGGGCGGTGACCAGGGAGATGGTGGCGTCGATGGCGGAGCGGCCCATCGTCTTCGCCCTGGCCAACCCCGACCCCGAGATCATGCCCGAGGAGGTGATGGAGGCGCGCCCCGACGCGATCATCGCCACCGGGCGCACCGACTATCCCAACCAGGTGAACAACGTCCTGGGCTTCCCCTTCATCTTCCGCGGGGCGCTGGACGTGCGCGCGCGCGCCATCAACGACGAGATGAAGATGGCGGCCACGCGCGCGCTGGCCGAGCTGGCGCGGCTCGACGTCCCCGAGTCCGTCGAGCGCGCGTACGGCGCCGAGCGGCTGCGCTTCGGGCCCGACTACCTGATCCCCAAGCCGTTCGACTCGCGCATCATGCTCTGGGTGGCCCCGGCGGTCGCGCAGGCGGCCATGGAGACGGGCGTCGCGCGGCGCGAGATCGAGCTCACCGCCTACCGCGGCGAGCTGGAGGCGCGCCTGGGCCGCGGCCGCGAGGTGATGCGCGACATGATGCGCCAGGCGCGCAGCGACCCGCGCGCCATCGTGTACCCCGAGGGCGAGCACGAGCGGATCATCCGCGCCGCCGCGCTCGTCGTCGGAGAGGGGATCGCCGAGCCCATTCTGGTGGGCCGCCCCGAGCGCATCCGCGACACCGCGGCGGCGCTGGGGGTCTCGCTGGAGGGGATCCGCATCGTGGACCGCCTGGCCGACGAGGAGCGGCTGGAGCGGTACGCGCGGACGCTGTACGCCCGCCGCCAGCGCAAGGGGATGACGCTGGCCGACGCGCAGGGCGAGGTGCGCCGCGCCATCACCTTCGGGATGATGATGGTGCGCGAGGGCGAGGCCGACGGGCTGGTTGCCGGCGAGGACCTGCACTATCCGGAGACGATCCGCCCCGCCCTGCAGGCCATCGGCACCGCGCCGGGGGTGCGGCACGTGGCGGGGCTGTACATGGTGGTGCTGGAGCAGGAGATCGTGTTCTTCGCCGACACCACGGTGAACATCGACCCCGACGCCGAGACGCTGGCCGAGATCGCGACGCTCTCCGCCGGCTTCGTGCGGCGGCTGGGGCTGGTGCCGCGCGTGGCCATGCTGTCGTTCTCCAACTTCGGCTCCACCCGCCACCCGCAAAGCGACAAGGTGCGCCGCGCCACCGAGCTGGTCCGCTCCACCGACCCCACGCTCGAGATCGACGGCGAGATGCAGGCCGACATCGCGATGATGGACGACATGCGCAGGGAGCTGTACCCGTTCAGCACGCTGCGCAACCGCCCCAACGTGCTGATCTTCCCCGACCTGAACGCCGCCAACATCGCCTACAAGCTGATGATGCGCCTGGGCGGAGCCGAGGCCTTCGGCCCCATCCTGCTGGGGATGGGCCACCCCGTGCACGTCCTGCAGCGCGCCAGCGAAGCCGCCGAGATCGCCAACCTCACCGCGGTCGCCGTGGTGGATGCGCAGGAGCACGGCGGGCCGCGGTACCGGGCGCGGTAG
- a CDS encoding GIY-YIG nuclease family protein, which yields MMTQSRAELKRRFKEEGRPMGIFAVRNLSTGKMLVGAAQNLPGALNSQRFQLRMGGHRNRALQADWNALGEDGFAFEVLDELERDAGRDAAEELAVLERMWLDRLQPWGERGYNPEPKGRTWMSLFPAM from the coding sequence ATGATGACGCAGAGCCGCGCGGAGCTGAAGCGGAGATTCAAGGAGGAGGGGCGGCCGATGGGCATCTTCGCCGTCCGCAACCTGTCGACCGGGAAGATGCTCGTCGGCGCCGCGCAGAACCTGCCCGGCGCGCTGAACTCGCAGCGCTTTCAGCTGCGCATGGGCGGCCACCGCAACCGCGCGCTGCAGGCAGACTGGAACGCGCTGGGCGAGGACGGCTTCGCCTTCGAGGTGCTGGACGAGCTGGAGCGCGACGCGGGCAGGGACGCGGCGGAGGAGCTGGCCGTGCTGGAGAGGATGTGGCTGGACCGGCTGCAGCCCTGGGGCGAGCGCGGCTACAACCCCGAGCCGAAGGGCCGCACCTGGATGTCGCTGTTCCCGGCGATGTGA
- a CDS encoding DsbA family protein: MKHGAARRARLAGLLGIATLAMLSAVSACAQQGGGGNNTSSTSAGAARGVPPLDSVLARAGRGRQHGSDSAKVTVIEISDFQCPYCRMFFDSTYRRFDSTYVRTGKVRLVFVNYPLPMHSQAFAASKAAMCAGAQGRFWQMHDILFSRQRDWAGQADASQRFTRYAGELGVNAAEYRDCFDNDRVAPLITNDLTQAASSGVNSTPTFIINREKVLPGAIPYADLAREVDAALAAAQNGGTPPAGTPPQP; the protein is encoded by the coding sequence ATGAAGCACGGAGCTGCGCGCCGCGCGCGCCTTGCCGGACTGCTGGGAATCGCCACGCTGGCGATGCTGTCGGCCGTGAGCGCCTGCGCGCAGCAGGGCGGGGGCGGGAACAATACTTCCAGCACCTCCGCGGGCGCCGCGCGCGGCGTGCCACCGCTGGATTCGGTGCTGGCCCGCGCCGGCCGCGGCCGCCAGCACGGCTCGGACAGCGCCAAAGTGACGGTGATCGAGATCTCCGACTTCCAATGCCCGTACTGCCGGATGTTCTTCGACAGCACCTACCGGCGCTTCGACAGCACCTACGTGCGCACGGGAAAGGTGCGTCTGGTGTTCGTCAACTATCCGCTCCCCATGCACAGCCAGGCGTTCGCGGCGTCCAAGGCGGCCATGTGCGCCGGGGCGCAGGGCAGGTTCTGGCAGATGCACGACATCCTGTTCAGCCGCCAGCGCGACTGGGCCGGGCAGGCCGACGCGTCGCAGCGCTTCACCCGCTACGCCGGCGAGCTGGGCGTGAACGCCGCGGAGTACCGCGACTGCTTCGACAACGACCGCGTGGCGCCGCTCATCACCAACGACCTGACGCAGGCGGCCAGCTCGGGGGTGAACTCCACGCCCACCTTCATCATCAACCGCGAGAAGGTGCTTCCCGGCGCCATCCCCTACGCCGACCTGGCGCGCGAGGTGGATGCCGCCCTGGCCGCCGCGCAGAACGGCGGAACGCCGCCCGCGGGAACCCCGCCACAGCCGTAG